From a single Rutidosis leptorrhynchoides isolate AG116_Rl617_1_P2 chromosome 5, CSIRO_AGI_Rlap_v1, whole genome shotgun sequence genomic region:
- the LOC139850242 gene encoding uncharacterized protein translates to MKLVEDSVKEDVVKDDVVHAGAANQPTFSLNESVILPLSQVEGTVSFNEVNVPLNANDVLMSNADGNVSTPASEFVTPSASLSEASGSTIPSKSLKRRKRHMNAELNVKQKRTGGVGSVFSSQSRSLPTDELDDLRDPEFFKIKGVDKLVTPRTKKLLMALKKKNIRAGGVVSPAEKMKDGNVVNDEYNKSMNVFDLGFKQGLSQKKDSNVGQSKSVIENVASGFKDSISILGPVPSFKKTHFDLEKVVSVPFTGGSGFNDPMNVDKAKSFASAVGDDDLAKMVYHPPTVMPDGEEVVKLTGDFMAKTSNVYSKSLYGYFVGVKLNFAAVNFNLRRMWRVFGIKDISVNTSGYYFFRFESEEGLLKVIESGPWLVENVPLFLKRWEPGLCLEKPEPVSIPLWVSLIDLPIELWNGGNIGEIVSRIGKPIAMDRVTKERCVNQVGRVGYARVLVEANVVKGLPDTVKAMYPSDGKSDGKVVNIKVEELAAKKLKEEEEKKKELEKSMKVDEGNISGPRNAAGVKPGGSGQNQGYGGPPRNYNRSNQRQGYFGSNKKKVESSNDIKTSNPFSVLVESDGNDNDMDEDVFDEEWQLWDTQKALLLSMVNKNLMPGVITIASWNHNEIRFFKAQCEIAGIESGIASEDEEDVESVDDETATFLLCWNVRGLNEVSKQKDVRRVIRDSNCVICGLVETKVLPKNLPKTVQKVLGNWQWGDNSSNCSGRTRIIVGWDPNEVICNILHSTNQVIHCSVEQHNSNKIFFCSFIYASNNDTERRQLWRDLEVHKGIVKDEEWLVIGDFNVGLNPEDKSTGGSVVTREMSDFRDCIENIEVEDLNQSGFHYTWVQKLHATDGNNGVLKKIDRAMCSNSFFSKFPRVHVDFKPYNVSDHSPMHLTIPNMARRKVMPFRFNNHLAYKDGFVPMIASVWNQHVPGYHIFSVVSKLKMAKKKIREFNKNNGNVFDKVQKLKVELERVQTDIANDPDNPRLREEENAYFKAYKEASINEERLLIQKSKVQCLKEGDLNTTYFHKVMKTRVNRNRIEAIEDIDGNLFKGNAVPDQFVKFFESLLGTEHPVNDIFGHDDLFIDKISNANACNMVRMVEKHEIKAALWDIDDSKSPGPDGYSSKFFKASWSVIGDEVCADVNEFFISGKLLGEVNATLIALVPKSQCPKSVAEFRPISCCNVLYKIISKILANRIKDSLDDVVDFNQSAFIPKRQISDNVLLAQELMKGYNWKKGKGRCAFKVDIKKAYDTMNWSFLEKILSKFGFHDIRVRWIMTCVSSPSFTISVNGEQFGYFKGKRGLRQGDPLSPYLFTLVLEVLNLCIKRKIRNDGNFKYHSKCKKLQLTHLCFADDLLMFCKSKLPSVRLLKNALDEFANFSGLIPNVDKSTIFLGNVDPGVKQGIMNIMPFEVGSFPTRYLGLPLISTRLYYKDCHSLLDDVKKRVKDWKNKSLSFAGRLQLIQYVLSSLQVYWMSMFMLPKSVIYDVEKLFRDFLWKGYDMSKGVAKVAWVDVCCAKSQGGLGIKPLHNWNSTLISKHIWNLVSNKKSLWVQWTKLNKMKGKNFWNMGFGYDASCCWRGIINMRNLIRKHIFHEIGNGKDTSFWYDNWHPICPLISVFNAKDIVDSGLSKDCSVSDLVRNGTWVWPFTLMVQEDVDITSFIHVLQDGKLDVVKWRSNDGQLKDFSVSNVWLDLRDAKSIVSWHKAVWFSQNFPRHSFMLWLAINERLSTQNRLEQWGLQQNQVCPLCSMVRDSHSHLFVHCFYVQKVWIDFKGKAKMDDLIDAILSGNYNWPGIVTLFAAQKCNKSIWSIIRRLVFGAVIYMIWVERNARIYQDKKRSEDVLIKAIFEVVRLKLCGLKIHYSKQSQSAAVIWGFSLLKGNSVLLDGFPNDLHRN, encoded by the exons ATGAAGCTTGTTGAAGATTCTGTTAAGGAAGATGTTGTTAAGGATGATGTTGTTCATGCTGGTGCTGCTAATCAGCCTACGTTTTCTCTTAATGAATCTGTTATTCTTCCACTCTCACAAGTTGAAGGTACTGTTTCATTTAATGAGGTTAATGTTCCTTTGAATGCTAATGATGTTTTAATGTCAAATGCTGATGGTAATGTTAGTACGCCTGCTAGTGAGTTTGTTACTCCATCTGCTTCTCTTTCTGAAGCTTCAGGATCTACTATCCCTTCTAAGTCTCTTAAAAGGAGGAAGAGACATATGAATGCTGAATTAAATGTTAAACAAAAGAGAACAGGTGGTGTTGGTAGTGTCTTTAGCTCTCAATCACGCTCTTTGCCTACTGATGAGCTTGATGATTTGAGGGATCCTGAGTTTTTTAAGATCAAGGGTGTGGATAAGCTGGTTACCCCTAGAACTAAGAAGTTGTTAATGGCATTGAAGAAGAAGAATATTAGGGCCGGTGGTGTTGTTTCCCCTGCAGAGAAGATGAAGGATGGTAATGTGGTTAATGATGAATATAATAAGAGTATGAATGTGTTTGATCTTGGCTTTAAACAGGGTTTGTCTCAAAAGAAGGATAGTAATGTTGGTCAATCTAAGTCAGTTATTGAGAATGTTGCTTCTGGTTTTAAAGATTCTATCTCTATCTTGGGTCCTGTTCCAAGTTTTAAGAAGACTCATTTTGATTTAGAGAAGGTTGTTTCTGTTCCTTTCACTGGTGGTTCTGGTTTTAATGATCCTATGAATGTTGATAAGGCTAAGTCTTTTGCTTCTgctgttggtgatgatgatttagCTAAAATGGTTTATCACCCTCCTACTGTTATGCCTGATGGTGAAGAGGTGGTTAAGCTAACTGGTGATTTTATGGCTAAGACTAGTAATGTGTACTCTAAGTCTTTATATGGTTATTTTGTTGGTGTTAAACTAAATTTTGCAGCTGTTAACTTTAATTTAAGGAGAATGTGGAGGGTATTTGGGATTAAGGATATTTCTGTTAACACTTCAGGGTATTACTTCTTTAGGTTTGAATCTGAAGAAGGCTTGCTAAAAGTGATTGAGTCTGGTCCTTGGTTGGTGGAGAATGTGCCTTTGTTTCTTAAAAGGTGGGAACCAGGGTTATGTTTAGAGAAACCTGAGCCTGTTTCTATTCCATTGTGGGTTTCTCTCATTGATCTTCCAATTGAATTGTGGAATGGGGGTAATATTGGTGAGATTGTTAGCAGAATTGGTAAACCTATTGCTATGGATAGGGTTACTAAAGAAAGGTGTGTGAATCAAGTTGGAAGGGTAggttatgctagggttttggttgAGGCAAATGTTGTTAAAGGTTTGCCTGATACTGTGAAGGCTATGTATCCTTCAGATGGTAAGAGTGATGGGAAAGTGGTGAATATTAAAGTTG AAGAATTAGCTGCTAAGAAAttgaaagaagaagaagagaagaagaaggaaTTAGAAAAGAGTATGAAGGTTGATGAAGG GAATATCTCTGGTCCCAGAAATGCAGCAGGGGTTAAACCTGGTGGTAGTGGTCAAAATCAAGGTTATGGGGGCCCACCAAGAAATTATAACAGAAGTAATCAAAGGCAAGGGTATTTTGGAA GCAATAAGAAAAAGGTGGAATCTAGTAATGACATTAAGACAAGTAATCCATTTTCAGTTTTAGTTGAGTCTGATGGTAATGACAATGACATGGATGAGGATGTTTTTGATGAAGAATGGCAATTATGGGACACTCAAAAAGCTCTTTTACTTTCTATGGTTAATAAGAACTTAATGCCTGGTGTTATTACAATTGCTTCTTGGAATCATAATGAGATTAGATTCTTTAAAGCTCAATGTGAGATTGCTGGTATTGAATCTGGAATTGCTTCTGAAGATGAGGAAGATGTTGAGTCTGTAGATGATGAGACTGCAACATTT CTGTTATGCTGGAATGTGAGGGGGCTGAATGAAGTCTCCAAGCAAAAAGATGTTAGAAGGGTTATTAGAGATAGTAATTGTGTGATTTGTGGCCTTGTTGAAACCAAGGTTCTCCCTAAAAATTTGCCTAAAACTGTTCAAAAGGTCTTAGGTAATTGGCAGTGGGGTGATAATAGTAGTAATTGTAGTGGTAGAACTAGAATAATTGTTGGTTGGGATCCTAATGAAGTAATATGTAATATTCTTCACTCAACCAATCAAGTTATTCATTGTAGTGTTGAGCAGCATAATAGTAATAAAATATTTTTCTGTTCTTTTATTTATGCTTCTAATAATGATACTGAAAGAAGGCAGTTATGGAGAGATTTGGAGGTCCATAAGGGTATTGTTAAAGATGAAGAGTGGTTGGTTATAGGTGATTTTAATGTTGGTTTGAACCCTGAAGATAAATCTACAGGTGGTTCTGTTGTGACTAGAGAAATGAGTGATTTTAGAGATTGTATTGAGAATATTGAAGTTGAAGATCTCAATCAATCTGGTTTTCATTACACTTGGGTGCAAAAGCTTCATGCCACTGATGGTAACAATGGTGTTCTTAAAAAGATTGATAGAGCTATGTGTTCTAATTCTTTCTTTTCTAAGTTTCCTAGAGTTCATGTGGATTTTAAGCCTTATAATGTATCTGATCATTCTCCCATGCATTTGACCATTCCTAATATGGCAAGAAGGAAAGTTATGCCTTTTAGGTTTAATAATCACCTTGCATATAAGGATGGTTTTGTTCCTATGATTGCTTCTGTTTGGAATCAACATGTTCCAGGTTATCACATATTTTCTGTTGTAAGTAAGTTGAAGATGGCTAAGAAGAAGATTAGAGAGTTTAACAAAAACAATGGCAATGTTTTTGATAAAGTTCAAAAGTTGAAAGTTGAACTGGAAAGAGTGCAGACTGATATTGCTAATGATCCTGATAACCCTAGATTAAGAGAAGAAGAAAATGCTTATTTTAAAGCTTACAAAGAGGCCTCTATTAATGAAGAAAGATTATTGATCCAAAAGTCAAAGGTTCAATGTTTAAAGGAGGGGGATCTTAACACTACTTATTTTCATAAAGTTATGAAAACTAGGGTTAATAGAAACAGAATTGAGGCCATTGAAGATATTGATGGTAACTTGTTTAAAGGCAATGCTGTTCCTGATCAATTTGTTAAGTTTTTTGAAAGCTTGCTTGGAACTGAGCATCCCGTGAATGATATTTTTGGTCATGATGATTTATTCATTGATAAAATATCTAATGCTAATGCTTGTAATATGGTGAGAATGGTTGAGAAGCATGAGATAAAAGCTGCTTTATGGGATATTGATGATTCAAAATCCCCTGGTCCTGATGGGTATAGTTCTAAGTTCTTTAAAGCTTCTTGGTCTGTTATTGGTGATGAAGTGTGTGCAGATGTTAATGAATTTTTCATAAGTGGCAAGCTTTTGGGTGAAGTTAATGCTACTCTTATTGCCCTTGTCCCTAAATCTCAATGCCCTAAATCTGTTGCTGAATTCAGgcctatttcatgttgtaatgtTCTTTATAAGATCATTAGTAAGATCCTTGCTAATAGGATCAAAGATAGTTTGGATGATGTTGTGGACTTTAATCAATCTGCTTTTATTCCTAAAAGGCAGATTAGTGATAATGTCTTATTGGCTCAGGAGTTGATGAAAGGGTATAATTGGAAGAAAGGTAAAGGCAGGTGTGCTTTTAAGGTGGATATTAAGAAAGCCTATGATACTATGAATTGGAGTTTTCTTGAGAAAATTCTTTCTAAATTTGGCTTTCATGATATCAGGGTTAGATGGATAATGACTTGTGTTTCTTCTCCTTCCTTCACTATTTCTGTTAATGGTGAACAGTTTGGTTATTTCAAAGGCAAAAGAGGGCTAAGGCAAGGTGATCCCCTTTCTCCTTACCTTTTCACCTTGGTTTTGGAAGTTTTGAATCTATGTATTAAAAGGAAGATAAGAAATGATGGTAATTTTAAATATCATTCTAAGTGTAAGAAGTTGCAGTTGACTCATCTTTGCTTTGCTGATGACTTGTTAATGTTTTGTAAGAGTAAATTACCTTCTGTTAGGTTATTGAAGAATGCTCTTGATGAGTTTGCTAATTTTTCTGGTTTGATCCCTAATGTTGACAAGAGCACTATATTTTTGGGTAATGTTGACCCTGGTGTTAAGCaaggtattatgaatattatgcctTTTGAGGTTGGTTCTTTTCCTACTAGATATTTGGGTCTTCCTCTTATATCTACTAGGTTATATTATAAAGACTGCCATAGTCTTCTTGATGATGTTAAAAAGAGAGTTAAAGATTGGAAGAATAAATCTTTGTCTTTTGCTGGTAGGCttcagttgattcaatatgtcttaTCTTCTTTACAAGTCTATTGGATGTCTATGTTTATGCTCCCCAAGTCTGTTATTTATGATGTGGAGAAACTGTTTAGAGATTTTTTGTGGAAAGGGTATGATATGAGCAAAGGTGTTGCTAAAGTGGCCTGGGTTGATGTTTGTTGTGCTAAGTCTCAGGGTGGCTTGGGCATTAAGCCCCTTCACAATTGGAATAGCACTCTTATATCTAAGCATATTTGGAACTTGGTTTCTAATAAAAAGTCTTTGTGGGTTCAGTGGACTAAATTGAATAAGATGAAAGGTAAGAATTtctggaatatgggttttggttatGATGCTTCTTGTTGTTGGAGAGGTATTATTAACATGAGGAATTTGATTAGAAAGCATATCTTTCATGAGATTGGAAATGGTAAAGATACCTCTTTTTGGTATGATAATTGGCACCCTATTTGCCCTTTAATCTCTGTTTTTAATGCTAAAGACATAGTGGATTCTGGTTTGTCTAAAGATTGCTCTGTTAGTGATCTTGTTAGAAATGGCACTTGGGTTTGGCCATTTACCTTAATGGTTCAAGAGGATGTTGACATTACTAGTTTCATTCATGTGCTTCAAGATGGCAAATTGGATGTGGTGAAATGGAGGAGTAATGATGGTCAATTAAAAGATTTTTCTGTGTCTAATGTTTGGCTGGATTTAAGGGATGCTAAATCTATTGTTTCTTGGCATAAAGCTGTTTGGTTTTCTCAAAATTTTCCTAGACATTCTTTTATGCTTTGGTTAGCTATTAATGAAAGATTAAGTACTCAAAATAGGCTTGAGCAATGGGGCCTTCAGCAGAATCAAGTGTGCCCTTTGTGTAGTATGGTGAGGGATTCTCATTCTCACCTGTTTGTTCATTGCTTTTATGTGCAGAAGGTGTGGATTGATTTTAAGGGTAAAGCTAAAATGGATGATCTTATTGATGCTATTTTGAGTGGTAACTACAATTGGCCTGGTATTGTTACTTTGTTTGCTGCTCAAAAGTGTAATAAGTCCATTTGGAGCATTATAAGGAGGTTAGTGTTTGGAGCTGTTATTTATATGATATGGGTTGAAAGAAATGccagaatttatcaagataagaaaAGGAGTGAGGATGTTCTTATTAAAGCTATCTTTGAAGTGGTTAGATTAAAACTGTGTGGGTTGAAGATTCATTACTCAAAACAGTCTCAATCTGCTGCTGTGATATGGGGATTTAGTCTCTTAAAGGGTAATTCTGTCCTTCTTGATGGTTTTCCTAATGATTTGCACAGAAACTAA